From Vicinamibacterales bacterium, a single genomic window includes:
- a CDS encoding nitrilase-related carbon-nitrogen hydrolase yields MRIALAQINPISGDLSANTAKLLDAIAEATARGADLVVAPEMSLPGYCIGDLIEDEAFVDANETAMRRIADAARGITAVFGFIDRDPSRRNDHGLPRKYNAAAVVRDGLVLQRARKSLLPNYRYFDDKRFFSPADIREPVAIAAATGEVSVGVSICEDLWDEFYAVKPLPELAAQGASVLLNINASPYYPGKRRIRERLIQEHIAA; encoded by the coding sequence ATGCGCATAGCGCTAGCCCAGATCAATCCCATCAGCGGCGATCTCTCCGCCAATACGGCGAAGCTGCTCGACGCCATCGCCGAGGCCACGGCGCGCGGCGCCGATCTTGTCGTCGCGCCAGAGATGTCACTGCCGGGCTACTGCATCGGCGACTTGATCGAAGACGAGGCGTTCGTCGACGCCAACGAGACGGCGATGCGGCGGATCGCCGACGCGGCGCGCGGGATCACGGCTGTGTTCGGCTTCATCGACCGCGATCCGTCGCGCCGCAACGATCACGGCCTGCCTCGCAAGTACAATGCCGCGGCGGTGGTCCGCGACGGCCTCGTCCTGCAGCGCGCGCGCAAATCACTGCTGCCCAACTACCGCTATTTCGACGACAAGCGGTTCTTCAGTCCGGCCGACATCCGCGAGCCTGTCGCGATCGCCGCGGCAACCGGCGAGGTCAGCGTCGGCGTGTCGATCTGCGAGGACCTCTGGGACGAGTTCTACGCCGTCAAGCCGCTGCCAGAGCTGGCCGCGCAGGGCGCGTCGGTGCTCCTCAACATCAATGCCTCGCCGTATTACCCCGGCAAGCGGCGGATTCGTGAGCGGCTCATTCAGGAGCACATCGCCGCG
- a CDS encoding helix-turn-helix transcriptional regulator gives MPIRVKLDHLMLDRRLTLTELASRVDLTLANLSILKTNKARAVRFSTLDALCRELQCQPGDLLVWTNHDEGDEKS, from the coding sequence ATGCCGATTCGCGTCAAACTCGATCATCTGATGCTCGATCGCCGCCTCACGCTCACCGAGCTGGCGTCGCGGGTCGATCTGACGCTCGCCAATCTATCGATCCTCAAGACGAACAAGGCCCGGGCGGTTCGCTTTTCGACCCTCGATGCGCTCTGCCGCGAACTGCAGTGTCAGCCGGGCGACCTGTTGGTCTGGACGAACCACGACGAAGGAGATGAGAAATCATGA
- a CDS encoding DUF2975 domain-containing protein: MERPRNPRALAAGLAALFTVLWWWVLVGTVVLGGLVLTRVLDVRLQIGPNGEPNFAAGRDAQMVLPVAFDLDGATAQVTSIDRHRAGAIERGSGLLRLAAPDRPWVAVTAVAAMTGLTLWVLAELAALCRAARDGQPFAPANAGRIRRLGLAFVLAELCRAFIVYGAHAYAASHFAADHLRFTASPHLNALSIVSALILFVLAEAFRTGTRLDEDQSLTV; this comes from the coding sequence ATGGAACGCCCTCGAAACCCGCGCGCGCTGGCGGCAGGCCTTGCCGCCCTCTTCACGGTGCTGTGGTGGTGGGTGCTCGTCGGAACGGTCGTTCTAGGTGGCCTCGTCTTGACGAGGGTCTTGGACGTCCGACTGCAGATTGGGCCCAACGGCGAGCCCAACTTCGCGGCCGGGCGAGACGCCCAGATGGTGCTGCCGGTGGCCTTCGATCTCGACGGCGCGACGGCGCAGGTGACGTCGATCGATCGACATCGCGCCGGCGCCATCGAGCGCGGCAGTGGACTGCTGCGGCTGGCGGCGCCTGATCGGCCGTGGGTTGCGGTCACCGCGGTGGCGGCCATGACGGGGCTGACGCTCTGGGTGCTCGCCGAACTGGCCGCGTTGTGTCGTGCGGCTCGCGACGGACAGCCATTCGCACCGGCCAACGCCGGGCGGATCCGCCGGCTCGGGCTGGCGTTCGTGCTGGCCGAACTCTGTCGCGCCTTCATCGTTTACGGGGCGCACGCGTACGCGGCATCACACTTCGCAGCGGACCACCTGCGGTTCACCGCGTCACCCCACCTCAACGCACTGTCCATCGTCAGCGCGCTGATACTGTTCGTGCTCGCCGAGGCGTTCCGGACGGGCACGCGCCTCGACGAAGATCAGTCGCTGACGGTCTGA
- a CDS encoding CDP-alcohol phosphatidyltransferase family protein: protein MSCAFQGMVLSPPEVLIAFRAFCAPAMFVLACFGLPGPLLAVVLVAAFLSDVFDGIVARRMGLATAGLRRADTLVDTLFYVAAAVAMRVSVPGVFDGCALPLSVLVAVHVSRATFEVAKFGRIASYHMWSSKALGILMAGSMTAVFVLERPVVLVALTLWTGVANELEGFAASAILPAWIPDVPSLVHARRLSAPH from the coding sequence GTGTCCTGCGCCTTTCAGGGCATGGTGTTGTCGCCGCCGGAAGTGCTCATAGCGTTCCGCGCCTTTTGCGCCCCGGCCATGTTCGTGCTGGCGTGCTTCGGGCTGCCGGGACCGCTGCTGGCCGTGGTCCTGGTGGCCGCATTCCTCTCCGACGTCTTCGACGGCATCGTCGCGCGCCGGATGGGGTTGGCGACCGCTGGCCTGCGCCGTGCCGACACGCTGGTCGACACCCTCTTTTACGTCGCCGCGGCGGTGGCGATGCGCGTCTCTGTCCCCGGCGTCTTCGACGGCTGCGCGCTGCCACTGTCGGTCCTTGTCGCCGTCCACGTCTCGCGGGCGACGTTCGAAGTGGCCAAGTTCGGTCGCATCGCGTCGTACCACATGTGGTCGTCGAAGGCGCTCGGCATTCTGATGGCCGGCTCGATGACCGCGGTGTTCGTGCTGGAGCGACCGGTCGTGCTCGTGGCTCTGACGCTCTGGACGGGCGTGGCGAACGAGCTGGAAGGCTTCGCCGCGAGCGCAATCCTGCCCGCCTGGATTCCGGACGTGCCGTCGCTCGTGCACGCGCGGCGGCTATCAGCGCCGCACTAG